A single Clavibacter nebraskensis NCPPB 2581 DNA region contains:
- a CDS encoding class I SAM-dependent methyltransferase has protein sequence MTHPHPHPHHTSGHGPADPSLARMLDLDARILHAHQRELTAWVRRLARDTAGRVVVDLGAGTGTGTVALARRFDRAVVHAVDASAAMLDRVAERAVVDGLADRIRTAHADLDAGWPALPPADLVWASLMLHEVADPARLLAGIHDGLAPGGMLAVVEMDGPPRFLPDDLDPDLARPGLADRLDDAVTHGGAGGPAHPDWAPWLRDAGIVDVATRVFRIDPDPADPIAAAATLPYARAWLVRVRDRAADRLDAGDRAALDALLDDDGPHALARIPGVALRGTRTAYVGRRPR, from the coding sequence ATGACGCACCCGCACCCGCACCCGCACCACACCTCCGGCCACGGCCCCGCCGACCCGTCGCTCGCCCGCATGCTCGACCTCGACGCCCGCATCCTGCACGCGCACCAGCGCGAGCTGACCGCCTGGGTCCGCCGCCTCGCGCGCGACACCGCCGGCCGCGTGGTCGTCGACCTGGGCGCGGGGACCGGCACCGGCACGGTCGCGCTCGCGCGTCGCTTCGACCGGGCCGTGGTGCACGCCGTCGACGCGAGCGCCGCCATGCTCGACCGGGTCGCCGAGCGCGCGGTCGTCGACGGACTGGCCGACCGCATCCGCACCGCGCACGCCGACCTCGACGCGGGCTGGCCCGCGCTGCCGCCCGCCGACCTGGTCTGGGCGTCGCTCATGCTGCACGAGGTCGCCGACCCCGCGCGCCTCCTCGCCGGCATCCACGACGGGCTCGCGCCGGGCGGCATGCTCGCGGTCGTCGAGATGGACGGCCCGCCCCGCTTCCTGCCGGACGACCTCGATCCGGACCTCGCCCGCCCGGGCCTCGCCGACCGCCTCGACGACGCGGTCACGCACGGCGGCGCCGGCGGCCCCGCGCACCCGGACTGGGCGCCGTGGCTGCGCGACGCCGGCATCGTCGACGTCGCGACGCGCGTCTTCCGCATCGACCCCGACCCGGCGGATCCCATCGCCGCCGCCGCGACCCTGCCCTACGCCCGTGCGTGGCTGGTCCGCGTCCGCGACCGCGCCGCCGACCGCCTGGACGCGGGCGACCGCGCGGCCCTCGACGCCCTCCTCGACGACGACGGACCGCACGCCCTGGCGCGGATCCCGGGCGTCGCCCTCCGCGGGACCCGCACCGCGTACGTCGGGCGCCGACCGCGCTGA